The Thunnus maccoyii chromosome 9, fThuMac1.1, whole genome shotgun sequence genome includes a region encoding these proteins:
- the unm_hu7912 gene encoding apical junction component 1 homolog: protein MTRTHPPDILASTLYRDITLNPITDHSISLRSFQQCDLKMIDKPEIINKRHCRSFDFIESLDDPQSFPSSMEYPYKRAEHQTLNKDLMWNGLDQPGHLRFSSPDLFNTRHFQQHTTQDKTSHLTWSDSKNRKRSKSAPRIKSTLTPVPISVSPPGARKGRDAPQTASDTLRTSEMHRESYSSNRAFLNEVHPIKLQPHSPLYVSDCFEEDKPDKPAITPHVRCRVDIKPDAAVLQHTSRLVPSVRTEHLWQRYSQASSSRGLYVPRQIVSSPTPIPSECYSGDFRQGYHYTTSMSPISYQHIDMHRMPSPTAPYLSQEQRAYSNPNIPTKFFYTEDPVRYPVHPYSRAYFQDDRSSLTSHGSTMTSQYDPRTRWVHTLPVRSYYTDHISNREPANSVYSRPYSTSEAGSYFSQTPLSRSYYGEDHRFNPYHQSSSRLFYSKPFNSPEEQYFPSRPYHTEGRRRPRMSQAFSDDWYRSSISGYSNQSSQHTPPRVRQDPGIPPWFTNSCMETSRLGAEVKNHSKSWDNILYPRHDREQSVPRGRSYENLFYQARHGASADVTSQPVILNLSSSPRRYAALSLSENSLERGSSNAWRNTKSGQWFVTPEITITDNDICAGNSKRRDVHTVSWDTLDNEKTPSPRVMHQKQTSNTADITKDRKHNNFSLQQSLEQLDELLADLVVDYKPPTSRKSSEDILDQLKHLISEDDEKGRGSSGLENLGCLNTQLPSSKSSPDTIKDPDSGCDALQRSAEECSPDHSTDEDDTMVCANKKCNRTENMFNACLYFKSCHSCYTFYCSRNCRRDDWEIHKETCLYGRVSSVCRHTLKFCRENSEIHKAFSRVAKAGYLSRGRGVLFLGFANPETADNFLQVGLESLLMSPTYLSLRELDGFKDNLGEYCKELQHAGNEYDPNECFLLNVSIAVGELVPNRPSPRVQTPTVRKYAKVSLASSSPDKKVLRKDSEMETLILTPPPGTPDIDKEGEEGRKAREVCFVNIQRELRIRGVFLRHEYPKIYNQLCEFVESNKRFTPTTIYPIDKRTGKQFMCMIMAASEPRTLDWVGTPHLLDDII, encoded by the coding sequence ATGACACGGACGCATCCCCCTGATATACTGGCATCAACTCTATATCGGGACATTACTCTAAATCCCATCACTGACCACTCCATTTCTCTCCGTTCCTTCCAGCAATGTGACTTGAAGATGATTGACAAACCAGAAATCATCAACAAAAGACACTGTCGTAGCTTTGACTTCATTGAGTCCCTAGACGACCCACAGTCCTTCCCTTCTTCAATGGAGTACCCTTACAAGAGGGCTGAGCATCAGACATTAAACAAAGATCTAATGTGGAATGGACTAGATCAACCGGGGCACCTTCGCTTTTCGTCTCCTGATCTGTTTAACACCAGGCATTTCCAGCAGCACACCACCCAAGACAAAACCAGCCATCTTACATGGTCAGActctaaaaatagaaaaagatcTAAAAGTGCTCCCAGAATTAAGTCCACCCTCACTCCTGTGCCCATCTCAGTATCTCCGCCAGGAGCCAGGAAGGGGAGAGATGCACCTCAGACTGCATCAGATACTTTGAGGACTTCTGAGATGCATCGAGAGTCATATTCCTCTAACAGGGCTTTTTTGAATGAGGTCCATCCTATCAAACTGCAGCCTCATTCCCCCCTCTATGTCTCTGATTGTTTTGAAGAGGataaaccagataaaccagcCATTACCCCTCATGTCAGGTGCCGTGTGGATATTAAACCAGATGCTGCTGTACTCCAGCACACATCCAGGCTGGTTCCCAGTGTACGGACCGAGCATCTTTGGCAGAGATACTCACAGGCCAGTAGCAGTAGAGGTTTGTATGTACCACGGCAGATTGTCTCCTCACCAACGCCCATTCCAAGCGAATGCTACAGTGGAGATTTTAGACAGGGATACCACTACACCACCAGCATGTCTCCCATCTCTTACCAGCATATAGACATGCACAGAATGCCATCACCAACAGCACCATATCTGAGTCAAGAACAAAGAGCTTACTCAAACCCGAACATTCCTACAAAGTTTTTCTATACAGAGGATCCTGTTCGGTATCCAGTTCATCCCTATTCTAGGGCATACTTTCAGGATGATCGGTCCAGTCTAACCAGCCATGGAAGTACAATGACTAGTCAGTATGATCCAAGGACTCGATGGGTGCACACCCTTCCAGTCAGGTCTTATTACACAGACCACATTTCCAACCGAGAGCCAGCAAACTCTGTATATAGTAGACCTTACTCTACAAGTGAGGCAGGGTCATACTTTTCTCAAACTCCACTGTCCAGATCCTACTACGGAGAGGACCACCGGTTCAATCCATACCATCAAAGTAGCTCAAGGTTGTTTTATTCTAAGCCATTCAACTCTCCTGAGGAGCAATACTTTCCATCAAGGCCATATCACACAGAGGGTCGTCGGCGCCCTCGAATGTCCCAGGCCTTTTCAGATGACTGGTATCGCTCAAGTATATCTGGTTACTCCAACCAGTCCTCTCAGCACACACCACCAAGAGTAAGGCAAGACCCTGGTATACCCCCGTGGTTTACTAACAGCTGCATGGAGACAAGTAGACTAGGAGCAGAGGTCAAAAACCACTCCAAGTCTTGGGACAATATTCTATATCCACGGCATGACAGAGAGCAATCAGTGCCTCGTGGACGAAGCTATGAAAACCTATTTTACCAAGCAAGGCATGGAGCATCCGCTGATGTTACATCTCAACCTGTTATCCTTAACCTCTCAAGTTCACCAAGGCGCTACGCTGCCCTGTCACTCTCCGAAAACTCATTAGAGAGGGGCTCAAGCAATGCGTGGAGGAATACCAAGAGCGGGCAGTGGTTTGTAACTCCGGAGATCACCATAACAGACAATGACATATGTGCAGGCAACAGCAAAAGGCGTGATGTGCACACTGTCAGCTGGGATACACTGGACAATGAAAAGACACCATCTCCGAGAGTAATGCATCAGAAGCAGACATCCAACACAGCAGACATAActaaagacaggaaacacaacaaCTTCTCCCTTCAGCAGAGTCTGGAGCAACTGGACGAGCTATTAGCTGACTTGGTTGTTGATTACAAACCACCAACTAGCAGAAAGtcaagtgaggacattttggacCAGCTGAAACACCTGATTAGTGAGGATGATGAAAAAGGCAGAGGGTCCTCTGGACTTGAAAACCTAGGATGTTTGAACACTCAGCTCCCATCCTCTAAATCCAGCCCTGACACAATCAAAGACCCTGATAGTGGGTGTGATGCATTACAAAGGAGTGCAGAAGAATGTTCTCCAGACCACAGCACAGATGAAGATGACACCATGGTGTGTGCTAACAAGAAGTGCAATCGGACTGAGAATATGTTCAACGCTTGCTTGTACTTCAAATCATGTCACAGTTGCTATACCTTTTACTGCTCACGAAACTGTCGCAGGGATGACTGGGAGATCCACAAAGAGACCTGTCTGTATGGCCGTGTGAGCAGTGTGTGTCGACACACACTCAAGTTCTGCAGAGAGAATTCAGAGATTCATAAAGCCTTCTCTCGTGTTGCTAAAGCTGGCTACCTCTCCAGAGGGAGAGGCGTTCTCTTTCTGGGTTTTGCTAATCCAGAGACAGCTGACAACTTCCTGCAAGTTGGGCTGGAGAGTCTCCTCATGTCTCCCACATACTTATCTCTCAGAGAGCTGGATGGCTTCAAGGACAACCTAGGTGAATACTGCAAGGAACTGCAGCATGCAGGTAACGAGTACGACCCCAATGAATGTTTCCTTCTGAATGTATCCATAGCTGTTGGTGAACTGGTACCTAACCGACCGTCACCAAGGGTCCAAACGCCAACAGTTCGAAAATATGCAAAGGTGTCCTTGGCCTCTTCAAGCCCTGACAAAAAGGTACTCAGGAAGGATAGTGAAATGGAAACTCTCATTCTCACTCCGCCTCCAGGCACACCAGACATTGAcaaggagggggaggaaggaagaaaagcCAGAGAGGTGTGCTTTGTCAATATCCAGCGTGAGCTCAGGATCAGGGGAGTCTTTCTTCGTCACGAGTACCCCAAAATCTATAATCAGCTGTGTGAGTTTGTGGAGAGCAACAAAAGGTTCACTCCAACTACTATTTATCCAATTGATAAGAGAACAGGGAAGCAGTTTATGTGCATGATCATGGCTGCATCAGAGCCAAGAACACTGGACTGGGTGGGTACCCCACATCTCTTGGATGATATTATATAG